TGTGAAAAGTTGTGGATTTATGTCGCGAGTTTCCTCGCGACTATTGAAGCTTGCGTTAAAAACGCAAGCGTTCCTGATTCTCGTAACGAAGCGTTGTCAAATCTTACAAAGATTCATGATATTCCGTTAGCACTTGCTCAATCCAAGTAGCGATGCGCTCATCGCTGAGATCGTATTGTGAATCTTCATCTAGCGCTAAGCCGACAAACATGTTGCCGTCTTGGGTAAGAGCTTTAGAGGCTTCAAAATGGTATTGCTCGTCGTTAGGCCAGTAGCCAATTACGTTCGCACCAGCGAGTTTAATTTGATCGTGCAGCAGACCCATTGCATCAAGGTACCATTCACCATAGCCTTCTTGATCACCAAGACCAAACAGCGCTACGGTTTTACCTTGTAGCGATACGCCACTGATGGTGTCCCAAATCGCCTGCCAATCTTCTTGAATCTCACCAAAATCCCAAGTGGAAATGCCGAGTAGTAGCAGATCATAGTCTGCCATTTTTTCTAGAGGCGTTTGTTTTACATTGTGAATGTCGACCAACTCTTCACCAATGATAGCGCGCATCTTTTCTGCTGCCATTTCGGTGTAGCAAGTGGTGGAACCATAAAATAGACCGATTTTCATCATTGTGTATCTTTATTGTTGAGCGGTTAGCGAATTCTAACCATAAAACGGCGAGCTTTGCAGCGAATATCCGTTGCTAAACGGAATTTTTATGGCTTTATGTGCTGTATACATTTACAGTAAATAAAAATAATAATCACAAAATGAGAGTTGCAGTGTCGGAAGTAATGTCACCTGATCATGCTATTGTTGAACAGTTTCTCGATTCCATGTGGATGGAGCGAGGTTTGTCTGAAAATACGCTGAGCTCATATCGTACTGATTTATTGAAGCTATTGGCATGGATGCAAGTGCACAATTATCGTCTTGATTTTATTAGTTTGTCTGGTTTGCAGGAATATCAAACTTGGCTGGTGGATCAAGATTATAAACAGACTTCTCGCGCCCGTATGTTGTCAGCGATTCGCCGTCTGTTTCAGTATTTACACCGTGAAAAAGTGCGTAGCGACGATCCTAGTGCACTATTAGTGAGCCCTAAACTGCCTAAACGCTTGCCGAAAGATTTGACCGAAGCCCAAGTGGATGCGTTGCTGAATGCACCAGATACTAATGATGCGATGGAATTGCGCGACAAAGCGATGCTTGAGCTGCTCTATGCGACGGGCTTACGTGTGACAGAACTGGTTAGTTTGACGATGGAAAACATCAGTTTGCGTCAAGGGGTAGTGCGAGTGACTGGTAAGGGTGGGAAAGAGCGTTTAGTTCCAATGGGTGAAAATGCCATTGAATGGATTGAAACTTTTATCCAGCAAGGGCGGTCTCAGTTACTGGGTGAACATACCTCTGATGTGGTTTTTCCGAGTAAACGCGCTAGACAGATGACCCGTCAGACTTTCTGGCACCGTATTAAATATTATGCTGTGTTGGCAGGTATCGACACTGAGCTGTTGTCACCACACGTACTGCGTCATGCTTTTGCAACGCACTTGTTAAACTATGGCGCAGATCTCCGTGTTGTACAGATGTTGCTCGGACATAGTGACTTGTCGACCACACAAATCTATACTCACGTCGCAACTGAGCGATTGAAACAGCTTCATAGTGAGCATCATCCAAGGGCATAAGCTCTTGCTTTGAAAACTATTTAAGGTGAAAAAACAATGAGCGTATTACGCCGAATGACATTACTTGCGCTGCCATTATTAGCCGTGTCTTCCTTTGCAAGCGCACAAGTAGAAATTGATAAAGCAAAACTCGCAGATCGCTTTTCAAAGCTAGGTCTACAAATTACGGATGTTGTCCCTGCTGATATTGATGGCTTGGTTGAAGTACAAACTAATGGTGGCGTGTTGTTTGCTTCGCCAGATGGTGAGTACTTCCTTGCTGGCTCACTATATAAACTGGGTGACAATGGTGAATACCATGACGTACTTGCTAAACGTCAGGCACCAATCAACGCTGCTAAAATTGAAGCGATGAAAGACTCTAGTATTGAGTTCAAAGCTAAAGATGAAAAATACGTGGTGACGGTGTTTACCGATATTACTTGTGGCTATTGCGTAAAACTGCACAATGAAATGCAAGATTACAACGACCTAGGTATTACCGTACGTTACCTTGCGTTCCCACGCCAAGGCCCAGTGGGCGGTGTGGCTGACCAAATGGCGTCAATTTGGTGTGCTGAAGATCCAAAAGCGGCCATGCATAACGGTAAAGTGAATCGCGAATTCCCAGCGAAAGGCGAAAACTTTAAGCAGTGCCAAGAAACGATTCAGAATCAATATATGTTAGGTCGTGAATTGGGCATTAGTGGCACGCCAGCGATCTTCTTGCCAAATGGTGAAATGGTGGGTGGCTACCTACCAGCAGATCAACTGCTGAAACGACTAGAACAGAAATAACCTAAGGAAATAGGCTCGATAGAGCCTATTTTATTTTGATATGATAGAAATTCAACGCCGTCCTGAGCAAGATACATCATTGCTACCTGACACCATCCCCCCTTTGCTAAAACGCATCTACTTGGCGCGCGGGATTACTTCTGTTGCGCAGCTCGAAACGGGTGCTCGCGGGCTACACTCATACCAAAAACTGCATGGCATTGAGCTTGCGGTAGAGCTTTTATTTAATGCGATCAAAACTAACCAACGCATTATTGTGGTTGGAGATTTTGATGCCGATGGCGCAACCAGTTCGGCTTTATCGGTATTAGCTCTGCGTATGCTTGGCAGCAATAATGTCGATTATTTGGTGCCAAACCGCTTTGAGGATGGCTATGGACTTAGCCCTGAAGTGGTCGATCAAGCGATTGAAATTGGCGCGCAAGTGATCATGACGGTAGATAACGGTGTATCTTCGATTGAAGGGGTGCGTTACGCCAAAGAGCAAGGTCTACAAATCTTAGTGACCGATCATCACTTGCCGGGTTCAGAATTGCCGAATGCCGATGCGATGGTGAACCCTAACTTGCAAGAGTGTGCGTTTCCCTCTAAATCGTTGGCCGGTGTTGGCGTCGCTTTCTACTTGATGATGGCGCTTTGCGTACACATGCGAAACAGTGGTTGGTTTGCTCAGCAAGGTCTCGCTGAACCAAAATTGATGGAGCTGATTGATCTTGTAGCACTTGGCACGGTCGCTGACGTGGTCGCTCTGGATGAAAACAACCGCATTTTAGTGCATCAAGGTTTGCAACGTATTCGAGCAGGCCTTGCTCGTCCTGGTATTCAAGCGCTCATTGAAGTGGCGAAAAAAGATGCCAGTCGTTTGGTTGCCTCGGACTTTGGTTTTGCACTTGGTCCTCGTATCAACGCTGCTGGCCGCTTAGATGACATGTCATTTGGGGTTGAATTACTGCTGAGTAACAATATTCATGCAGCCCGTCGTATGGCGAGTGAGCTCGATGGTCTCAATCAAACTCGTAAAGAGATCGAAGAGGGCATGAAGCAAGAGGCGATGGCATTCTGTGAGCGTTTGCAGTTTGGTGAAAATGTACAGTTGCCATTTGGCTTAGTACTGTTCCAACGAGATTGGCATCAAGGGGTGATCGGTATTCTTGCTTCAAGAATCAAAGAAAAGTACCACCGCCCAGTGATTGCTTTTGCTGATGGCGGAGAAGGGGTCATCAAAGGTTCATGCCGTTCGATACCGGGTTTACATATGCGTGATGTACTGGATCGAATTGATACGCAGAATCCTGGTTTGATCCTTAAATTTGGTGGCCATGCGATGGCGGCGGGCTTATCGGTTGAAGAGAAGAACTTTGAGCGTTTTGCCAAGCTTTTTGATCAAGCGGTGAAATCAGAATTAGATGAAGCGGCGTTACGTGGCGTGGTGCTATCGGATGGTGAGCTGAAGCCTGAAGAGTTCTCGATGCATGTCGCACAGATGCTTCGCGCTGGAGGACCATGGGGGCAAGCTTTTCCTGAACCGGTTTTCGATGGTGAGTTTAAAGTATTGCATCAAAAACTGGTCGGCGAAAAACATCTTAAACTGATGCTTGAGCCATTATTTAAAGGCCATCCGACCAACATTATGATTGATGGCATTGCCTTTAACGTCGATTTGCGTCGTTGGCCTGATGCTTCAGTCAAAACCGTCCACTTAGCTTACAAACTCGATGTGAATGAGTTTCGTGGCAACCAGTCATTGCAACTGTTGATTGACCATATCGAAGCTAAATAGTCACAACAAACCTATGATCACAAAGTCTGCTGCTTTATTTTTGTACCAAAAGCGGTGGCTTTGTTCTCATATTTATCACTTCCCATACACTATCTTCCTTTACGCGCATTGCGCGATTCTCTCTTACTCCCAAATAACTATACATTTTTCAATATTTATTCATCAAATTTTAAAACTTACCAATTTTAATTTGAGTAAGCTGGAAAAACATTCATTCCTGTTTATATTTTGTAATTGGTAATACCATCATAATTGCTGAATACCTTAATTAAATGTTAATGATTTGTATGTAATAGCCTGCTTTTATGATTTGGGTCAATTTTTGGCTGGAATTTGGTTTTGGGTTATGTTAATTTCTATGGCAACAAAAATTGGTATGACCAATTAACAATAAGAGAAAACAATATAAGTATGGCTTATCAAAGGATTCGTCAGCCCAAGCTTTCTGATGTGATTGAACAAGAACTCGAAAGGCTGATTGTAGAAGGAACATTATCGCCGGGGCAGCAACTGCCACCAGAGCGTGAACTGGCAAAGCAGTTCGATGTTTCTCGTCCTTCAGTCCGTGAAGCCATTCAGCGCCTTGAAGCCAAAAAATTATTAACTCGACGCCAAGGTGGCGGTACGTTTGTTAGCGAAACGATTTGGAAAAATTTTTCTGATCCGCTGCTAAATTTATTAGCGAGCCACTCTGAAACTCAGTTGGATTTACTCGAAACACGCCATGCGATGGAAGGCATCTCCGCCTACTTCGCAGCACTGCGTGGTACAGATGAAGATTTTGCGCGAATTCAAGACGCCCTAGAACAAATTAGTTCTGAACAAGCAAAACAAAACGTGGATGCGGAAGCCGCTGCGGTAATGCAGTTTCTGATTGCTCTAACAGAAGCTGCACACAATGTTGTGTTGTTACACATTGTTCGAAGCCTCGCGCCACTCTTGGAACAGAACGTTTTACAGAATTTAAAATTACTACACCGCCGCGAAGAAGTGGTGGAAAAAGTCAGTAAACATCGAGCCAATATAGTGGATGCGATTGTTTCAGG
Above is a window of Vibrio taketomensis DNA encoding:
- the fldB gene encoding flavodoxin FldB, whose product is MKIGLFYGSTTCYTEMAAEKMRAIIGEELVDIHNVKQTPLEKMADYDLLLLGISTWDFGEIQEDWQAIWDTISGVSLQGKTVALFGLGDQEGYGEWYLDAMGLLHDQIKLAGANVIGYWPNDEQYHFEASKALTQDGNMFVGLALDEDSQYDLSDERIATWIEQVLTEYHESL
- the xerD gene encoding site-specific tyrosine recombinase XerD; the protein is MSPDHAIVEQFLDSMWMERGLSENTLSSYRTDLLKLLAWMQVHNYRLDFISLSGLQEYQTWLVDQDYKQTSRARMLSAIRRLFQYLHREKVRSDDPSALLVSPKLPKRLPKDLTEAQVDALLNAPDTNDAMELRDKAMLELLYATGLRVTELVSLTMENISLRQGVVRVTGKGGKERLVPMGENAIEWIETFIQQGRSQLLGEHTSDVVFPSKRARQMTRQTFWHRIKYYAVLAGIDTELLSPHVLRHAFATHLLNYGADLRVVQMLLGHSDLSTTQIYTHVATERLKQLHSEHHPRA
- the dsbC gene encoding bifunctional protein-disulfide isomerase/oxidoreductase DsbC encodes the protein MSVLRRMTLLALPLLAVSSFASAQVEIDKAKLADRFSKLGLQITDVVPADIDGLVEVQTNGGVLFASPDGEYFLAGSLYKLGDNGEYHDVLAKRQAPINAAKIEAMKDSSIEFKAKDEKYVVTVFTDITCGYCVKLHNEMQDYNDLGITVRYLAFPRQGPVGGVADQMASIWCAEDPKAAMHNGKVNREFPAKGENFKQCQETIQNQYMLGRELGISGTPAIFLPNGEMVGGYLPADQLLKRLEQK
- the recJ gene encoding single-stranded-DNA-specific exonuclease RecJ gives rise to the protein MIEIQRRPEQDTSLLPDTIPPLLKRIYLARGITSVAQLETGARGLHSYQKLHGIELAVELLFNAIKTNQRIIVVGDFDADGATSSALSVLALRMLGSNNVDYLVPNRFEDGYGLSPEVVDQAIEIGAQVIMTVDNGVSSIEGVRYAKEQGLQILVTDHHLPGSELPNADAMVNPNLQECAFPSKSLAGVGVAFYLMMALCVHMRNSGWFAQQGLAEPKLMELIDLVALGTVADVVALDENNRILVHQGLQRIRAGLARPGIQALIEVAKKDASRLVASDFGFALGPRINAAGRLDDMSFGVELLLSNNIHAARRMASELDGLNQTRKEIEEGMKQEAMAFCERLQFGENVQLPFGLVLFQRDWHQGVIGILASRIKEKYHRPVIAFADGGEGVIKGSCRSIPGLHMRDVLDRIDTQNPGLILKFGGHAMAAGLSVEEKNFERFAKLFDQAVKSELDEAALRGVVLSDGELKPEEFSMHVAQMLRAGGPWGQAFPEPVFDGEFKVLHQKLVGEKHLKLMLEPLFKGHPTNIMIDGIAFNVDLRRWPDASVKTVHLAYKLDVNEFRGNQSLQLLIDHIEAK
- the pdhR gene encoding pyruvate dehydrogenase complex transcriptional repressor PdhR, which translates into the protein MAYQRIRQPKLSDVIEQELERLIVEGTLSPGQQLPPERELAKQFDVSRPSVREAIQRLEAKKLLTRRQGGGTFVSETIWKNFSDPLLNLLASHSETQLDLLETRHAMEGISAYFAALRGTDEDFARIQDALEQISSEQAKQNVDAEAAAVMQFLIALTEAAHNVVLLHIVRSLAPLLEQNVLQNLKLLHRREEVVEKVSKHRANIVDAIVSGQPEKAREMSHSHLAYIEETLLDLTREESRRERSLRRIQQGNNS